The Hahella sp. HNIBRBA332 genome window below encodes:
- the ftsW gene encoding putative lipid II flippase FtsW, with translation MNALTLTASKNTQAMTLDMPLLGSALALAAIGLIMVTSASVDFADDANGQALYYMWRHLSYLLAGVAVGFVILRLPLQWWHQQSWILLVVALGFLVAVLIPGIGRTVNGSTRWIGLGVINIQASEIAKVCLAIYTASYLVRRLDEVRGSWWGFAKPLLVLTLVALLLLMEPDFGALVVTMCAVVGMIFLSGVALSRFAALLMFCVGSVALLAVSQPYRLKRLTAYTDPWADQFDSGYQLTQALIAFGRGEWSGVGLGNSVQKLFYLPEAHTDFVFAIIAEELGLLGSLLIIVLFGVLLWRGMHVSRMAERAGQLFNAYTGYGVTLLLGGQALINLGVNTGLLPTKGLTLPLISYGGSSLIISCLCVAILLRIGSEAVSGEQNEDVSPKVKNRGDAQR, from the coding sequence ATGAACGCATTAACGCTTACCGCTTCCAAAAACACCCAGGCGATGACGTTGGATATGCCGTTATTGGGCTCAGCTCTGGCGTTGGCGGCCATTGGTTTGATCATGGTGACTTCGGCGTCGGTTGACTTCGCCGACGACGCCAATGGACAGGCCTTATATTACATGTGGCGGCATTTGTCATATCTGCTGGCTGGCGTTGCAGTTGGCTTCGTGATTCTGCGGTTGCCTCTGCAATGGTGGCACCAGCAAAGCTGGATATTGCTGGTGGTGGCCTTGGGTTTCCTGGTGGCGGTGCTGATTCCAGGAATCGGGCGCACTGTCAACGGCAGCACCCGGTGGATTGGCCTGGGTGTGATCAATATTCAGGCGTCGGAAATCGCCAAGGTGTGTCTGGCGATATATACCGCCAGCTATCTGGTGCGTCGTCTGGACGAAGTTCGAGGCAGCTGGTGGGGCTTCGCCAAGCCATTGCTGGTGCTGACGCTGGTGGCGTTGCTGCTGCTTATGGAGCCGGACTTTGGCGCACTGGTCGTCACCATGTGTGCGGTTGTTGGAATGATTTTTCTGAGCGGCGTGGCGTTAAGTCGGTTCGCCGCATTGTTGATGTTCTGCGTGGGCAGCGTGGCGCTACTGGCGGTATCGCAGCCTTACCGCTTGAAGCGGCTGACCGCTTATACCGATCCCTGGGCGGACCAGTTTGACAGTGGTTATCAGCTCACTCAGGCGCTAATTGCTTTTGGGCGTGGCGAGTGGAGCGGCGTAGGCCTGGGTAACAGTGTGCAAAAGCTTTTTTATCTACCTGAGGCACACACCGACTTTGTTTTCGCCATTATTGCGGAAGAGCTGGGGCTGTTGGGTAGCTTGTTGATTATCGTGCTATTCGGTGTGTTGCTGTGGCGCGGCATGCATGTATCGCGGATGGCGGAACGTGCGGGCCAACTGTTTAACGCCTACACCGGTTATGGGGTCACGCTGCTGCTTGGCGGCCAGGCGTTGATTAACCTGGGCGTGAACACAGGGCTCCTGCCGACCAAAGGGTTGACGCTGCCTCTGATCAGCTACGGTGGCAGTAGTTTGATTATCAGCTGCCTGTGCGTGGCGATTTTGCTGCGCATTGGCTCCGAGGCGGTGAGCGGAGAGCAGAATGAAGACGTGTCGCCAAAAGTGAAAAACCGGGGAGACGCGCAGCGATGA
- the murG gene encoding undecaprenyldiphospho-muramoylpentapeptide beta-N-acetylglucosaminyltransferase, whose protein sequence is MSGKTFLVMAGGTGGHVYPALASALALREQGANVVWLGARGGMEERIIGGTDIPMRLITIGGLRGKGAAALLMAPVNLMRALWQAFGVFRKEKPDCVLGMGGFASGPGGIVACLTRTPLVIHEQNAIAGMTNRWLARGARYVLEAFPQTFAQAQSVVTVGNPVRDELAALPSPQERGVGFRKPTLLILGGSRGALALNEAAPKAIAALPEALRPRVVHQAGEGKDQACRELYASLGVEAEVHDFLQDMASVYANADLALCRAGALTLAELCTVGLGALLAPYPHAVDDHQTANARHLEQAGAAMIFQQDNLTVERLAETLTSLLGQPQKLLDMANAARTLAKPEATREVVKYCWEACAND, encoded by the coding sequence ATGAGCGGCAAGACTTTTCTGGTCATGGCGGGCGGCACTGGTGGGCATGTATACCCGGCGTTGGCGTCTGCGCTGGCGCTGCGCGAACAGGGGGCGAATGTCGTCTGGCTGGGCGCACGTGGAGGAATGGAGGAGCGCATTATTGGCGGCACTGACATCCCCATGCGTTTGATCACTATTGGCGGCTTGCGGGGCAAAGGCGCCGCTGCGTTGCTGATGGCCCCGGTAAATCTGATGCGCGCCCTGTGGCAGGCATTCGGTGTGTTCCGCAAGGAAAAGCCCGACTGTGTGCTGGGGATGGGGGGCTTCGCGTCAGGACCTGGCGGCATCGTGGCCTGTTTGACTCGCACGCCGCTGGTGATTCACGAGCAAAATGCGATTGCGGGGATGACCAACCGTTGGCTGGCCCGCGGCGCGCGTTATGTATTGGAAGCTTTTCCGCAAACCTTTGCTCAGGCGCAGTCGGTTGTGACCGTGGGCAATCCGGTCAGAGATGAATTGGCGGCGTTGCCCTCACCGCAGGAGAGGGGAGTCGGCTTCAGAAAGCCGACGCTGCTCATTCTGGGCGGCAGTCGCGGCGCTCTGGCGTTAAACGAGGCCGCGCCCAAAGCTATTGCTGCTTTACCCGAGGCTTTGCGCCCGCGAGTCGTTCATCAGGCGGGTGAGGGTAAGGATCAGGCTTGTCGTGAACTCTATGCGAGTTTGGGAGTGGAGGCGGAAGTCCACGACTTTTTACAAGACATGGCCAGCGTGTACGCAAATGCTGATCTGGCTCTATGTCGAGCGGGGGCGTTGACCCTCGCGGAGCTTTGTACTGTGGGACTGGGGGCGCTGCTGGCGCCGTACCCACATGCGGTGGACGATCACCAGACCGCGAACGCCCGGCATTTAGAGCAGGCGGGAGCGGCGATGATATTTCAACAGGACAATTTAACGGTGGAAAGATTGGCTGAAACTTTGACTTCCCTGCTTGGGCAGCCGCAAAAACTGCTGGATATGGCGAACGCCGCACGTACGTTGGCCAAGCCCGAAGCGACCAGAGAAGTGGTCAAGTATTGTTGGGAGGCATGCGCCAATGACTGA